One window of the Janthinobacterium sp. PAMC25594 genome contains the following:
- a CDS encoding AlpA family transcriptional regulator, protein MDYIFTLKYRLPDHETNLDALAERLGSGGCDDALAGIGQAGRLALEFTREASNANAALLNALADVKAIVPDAVLVEAAPDFVGLTDVAQVLGLSRQNLHKLMNKHRHSFPVPVHEGSATIWHLADVLAWLHAKGTYRLERSMVELAQVTRQINLARETQQAPPLPADIAAMLN, encoded by the coding sequence ATGGATTACATCTTTACTCTCAAGTACCGCTTGCCCGACCACGAAACCAATCTCGACGCGCTGGCCGAGCGTCTGGGCAGTGGCGGCTGCGACGACGCCCTGGCCGGCATCGGGCAAGCGGGACGCCTGGCGCTGGAATTCACGCGCGAAGCCAGCAATGCCAACGCAGCGCTGCTCAACGCCCTGGCCGACGTCAAGGCCATCGTGCCCGATGCCGTGCTGGTCGAGGCCGCGCCCGACTTCGTGGGTTTGACGGATGTGGCGCAGGTACTGGGCCTGTCCCGGCAAAACCTGCACAAGCTGATGAACAAGCACCGCCACAGCTTCCCCGTGCCCGTGCATGAGGGCAGCGCCACCATCTGGCACCTGGCCGACGTGCTGGCGTGGCTGCATGCCAAGGGAACGTATCGGCTGGAACGCAGCATGGTCGAACTGGCGCAGGTCACCCGGCAAATCAATCTGGCCAGGGAAACGCAACAGGCGCCGCCGCTGCCCGCCGACATCGCGGCCATGCTCAATTAA
- the fabI gene encoding enoyl-ACP reductase FabI, which yields MAFLQGKKILITGLLSNRSIAYGIAKACHREGATLAFTYVGERFKERITEFAAEFGSELVFDCDVSSDEQISAVFSDLAQHWEHLDGLVHAIGFAPREAIAGDFLDGLSRDSFRIAHDISAYSFPAMAKAALPLLHPGASVLTLTYLGAVRAVPYYNTMGLAKASLEASVRYLAESLGPRGIRANGISAGPIKTLAASGIKDFSKLLGFVAEHAPLRRNVTIEEVGNTAAFLLSDLASGITGEITYVDGGFSQVMAVNPEVE from the coding sequence ATGGCTTTCTTGCAAGGCAAAAAAATCCTCATCACGGGCCTGCTGTCGAACCGCTCGATCGCCTACGGCATTGCCAAGGCTTGCCACCGCGAAGGCGCGACCCTCGCCTTCACGTATGTAGGCGAGCGCTTCAAGGAACGCATCACGGAATTTGCGGCCGAATTCGGCAGCGAACTGGTATTCGACTGCGACGTTTCCAGCGATGAACAGATCAGCGCCGTCTTCAGCGACCTGGCGCAGCATTGGGAACACCTCGATGGCCTGGTGCACGCCATCGGTTTCGCGCCGCGCGAGGCGATCGCCGGCGACTTCCTCGACGGCCTGTCGCGCGACAGCTTCCGCATCGCGCACGATATTTCCGCCTATAGTTTTCCTGCCATGGCCAAGGCCGCCCTGCCCCTGCTGCATCCGGGCGCCTCGGTGCTGACCCTGACTTACCTGGGCGCCGTGCGCGCCGTGCCCTACTACAACACCATGGGCCTGGCCAAGGCGTCGCTGGAAGCGTCCGTGCGCTACCTGGCCGAATCGCTGGGCCCGCGCGGCATCCGCGCCAACGGCATCTCCGCCGGCCCCATCAAGACCCTGGCCGCCTCCGGCATCAAGGATTTCAGCAAACTGCTGGGTTTTGTGGCCGAGCACGCCCCGCTGCGCCGCAACGTCACCATCGAAGAGGTCGGCAACACGGCCGCCTTCCTGCTGTCCGACCTCGCGTCCGGCATCACGGGCGAGATTACCTACGTCGATGGCGGCTTTTCGCAAGTGATGGCCGTCAATCCCGAAGTAGAGTAA
- a CDS encoding transglycosylase SLT domain-containing protein yields MHENSFKSTVLAALALALAPALSQAYEAGVESDNAPVAAATAPALIPMTAQVTAKLPTLDNRLQKTDRLLKNLSDNSDPLREADVWGRIRSGYAIPDINNQLVANHVNWYATRPDYIARTTARASRYIFHVVQELEKRGMPTELALLPFIESAFNPQAFSSANAAGMWQFVPATGRDFNLKQNMFKDERRGVLASTDAALTYLQRLYDMFGDWQLALAAYNWGEGSVQRAIKKNQALGKPTDFESLADLMPAETRNYVPKLQAVKNIIANPAQFGLTLPVVDNQPYFTAIDKTSDIDITVAAQLAELSMDEFKALNPQFNRPVIIGGEKTKILLPQENAAKFTTNLAQWGHALSSWTTHKITNARERIETLASKFGTTADVLRQANNIPQRTSLRAGSTILVPKTSATMNMDITQEIADSATMLLEADRPERAAKALRRAAKGGKVQAAPISLVKPRIQRGGGNSRAKARH; encoded by the coding sequence ATGCACGAAAACTCCTTTAAATCTACCGTCCTGGCGGCGTTGGCCCTGGCGCTCGCGCCCGCCCTCAGCCAGGCGTACGAAGCCGGTGTTGAGAGCGATAACGCGCCAGTCGCCGCCGCCACCGCACCGGCCCTGATCCCGATGACCGCCCAGGTCACAGCAAAACTCCCCACCCTCGATAACCGCCTGCAAAAGACCGACCGTCTGCTGAAAAACCTCAGCGACAATTCCGATCCGCTGCGCGAAGCCGACGTCTGGGGCCGCATCCGCAGCGGCTATGCGATTCCCGACATCAACAACCAACTGGTGGCCAACCACGTCAACTGGTACGCCACCCGCCCCGACTACATCGCCCGCACCACGGCGCGCGCCTCGCGCTACATCTTCCACGTGGTGCAGGAGCTGGAAAAGCGCGGCATGCCGACGGAACTGGCCTTGCTGCCGTTCATCGAGTCCGCCTTCAACCCGCAGGCATTCTCCAGCGCCAATGCGGCCGGCATGTGGCAATTCGTGCCTGCCACGGGACGCGATTTCAACCTCAAGCAAAACATGTTCAAGGACGAACGCCGCGGCGTGCTGGCCTCGACCGACGCGGCCCTGACGTATCTGCAGCGCCTGTATGACATGTTTGGCGACTGGCAACTGGCGCTGGCCGCCTACAACTGGGGCGAAGGCTCGGTGCAGCGCGCCATCAAGAAAAACCAGGCGCTGGGCAAACCGACGGACTTCGAAAGCCTGGCCGACCTGATGCCGGCCGAAACGCGCAATTACGTACCCAAGCTGCAAGCGGTGAAAAACATCATCGCCAATCCGGCCCAGTTCGGCCTGACCCTGCCCGTGGTCGACAACCAGCCGTATTTCACGGCCATCGACAAGACCAGCGACATCGACATCACCGTCGCCGCCCAGCTGGCCGAACTGTCGATGGATGAATTCAAGGCCTTGAATCCGCAATTTAACCGCCCCGTCATCATCGGCGGCGAAAAGACCAAGATTCTGCTGCCGCAGGAAAACGCCGCCAAGTTCACCACCAACCTGGCGCAATGGGGCCATGCCTTGTCGAGCTGGACCACGCACAAGATCACCAATGCGCGCGAGCGCATCGAAACCCTGGCGTCGAAATTCGGCACCACGGCCGACGTGCTGCGCCAGGCCAACAACATTCCCCAGCGCACCAGCCTGCGCGCCGGCTCCACCATCCTCGTGCCGAAGACTTCGGCCACGATGAACATGGACATCACGCAAGAAATCGCCGACAGCGCCACCATGCTGCTGGAAGCGGACCGTCCGGAACGGGCCGCCAAGGCACTGCGCCGCGCCGCCAAGGGCGGCAAGGTGCAAGCCGCGCCAATTTCCCTGGTGAAACCACGCATCCAGCGCGGCGGCGGCAACAGTCGCGCCAAGGCCCGTCACTGA
- a CDS encoding DUF1415 domain-containing protein, giving the protein MNTPPRHDDDNAVIIANTVAWLEKAVIGLNLCPFAKAVHVKNQIRYVVCESSNPEDLLAMLMDELQTLADTDPEQIDTTLLIHPYTLNDFLDYNEFLDVADAAVEDMHLAGELQVASFHPNYQFAETFEDDISNYTNRSPYPTLHLLREDSIARAVEALPEASDIFDKNIATLEALGVEGWEKLGLPKVS; this is encoded by the coding sequence ATGAACACCCCGCCGCGCCACGACGACGACAACGCCGTCATCATCGCCAATACCGTTGCCTGGTTGGAAAAGGCCGTGATCGGCCTGAACCTGTGCCCGTTCGCCAAGGCCGTGCACGTCAAGAATCAGATCCGTTACGTGGTGTGCGAATCGAGCAATCCGGAAGATCTGCTGGCAATGCTGATGGACGAGCTGCAAACCCTGGCCGACACGGACCCCGAGCAGATCGACACGACCTTGCTGATTCATCCGTACACGCTGAACGATTTCCTCGACTACAACGAGTTTCTCGATGTGGCCGACGCGGCCGTGGAAGACATGCACCTGGCCGGCGAACTGCAAGTGGCCAGTTTCCACCCGAATTACCAGTTTGCCGAGACGTTCGAGGACGACATCAGCAACTACACCAACCGCTCGCCCTATCCGACATTGCACCTGCTGCGCGAAGACAGCATAGCGCGCGCCGTCGAGGCGCTCCCGGAAGCGTCGGACATCTTTGACAAGAATATCGCCACCTTGGAAGCGCTGGGCGTCGAAGGCTGGGAAAAGCTCGGCTTGCCGAAGGTATCCTGA
- a CDS encoding DUF1289 domain-containing protein, with the protein MADKELPPRPDTPCVAVCSTTFDEICRGCGRSVVEVAHWVSMTDEEKEVVWVRILSQGYPRRNT; encoded by the coding sequence ATGGCTGACAAGGAATTGCCGCCGCGTCCCGATACGCCCTGCGTGGCCGTCTGCTCGACCACCTTCGACGAAATCTGCCGCGGCTGCGGCCGCAGCGTGGTGGAAGTGGCCCACTGGGTGTCGATGACGGATGAAGAGAAGGAAGTGGTGTGGGTGCGGATTCTTTCGCAAGGGTATCCGCGCCGGAATACTTAA
- a CDS encoding DUF1993 family protein codes for MTFSIYSASIPVFKQILGSLAAILDKAETHAQDKKIDPNALLQFRLFPDMLPFVRQIQIATDFAKGCGARLAGVAVPPYEDSEQSFAELKARIVKTIAFLESLPQADIDGSETRAITTGSGEKTKHFTGQTYLFHYALPHFFFHATTAYDILRHNGIEVGKKDFIGSY; via the coding sequence ATGACCTTCTCCATCTACTCCGCTTCCATCCCCGTCTTCAAACAGATCCTGGGCAGCCTGGCCGCCATCCTGGACAAGGCGGAAACGCACGCGCAAGACAAGAAAATCGACCCGAACGCCCTGCTGCAATTCCGTTTGTTCCCGGACATGCTGCCCTTCGTGCGCCAGATCCAGATCGCCACCGACTTCGCCAAGGGCTGCGGCGCGCGCCTGGCCGGCGTGGCCGTGCCACCGTATGAAGACAGCGAACAAAGCTTTGCGGAACTGAAAGCGCGCATCGTGAAAACCATCGCCTTCCTGGAAAGCCTGCCGCAAGCGGACATCGACGGCAGCGAAACGCGCGCCATCACCACCGGCAGCGGCGAAAAGACCAAGCACTTCACGGGCCAGACCTACCTGTTCCACTACGCGCTGCCGCACTTCTTCTTCCACGCGACGACGGCGTACGACATCCTGCGCCACAATGGTATTGAAGTCGGTAAAAAAGATTTTATCGGCAGCTATTAA
- a CDS encoding EAL domain-containing protein, which produces MFNSPYQRLRASLRVLYGSSIYGALLLVVFGGLVVPAIFGSYLLVGVHERQSARTSLNEALQRNADILALGMQESLWNMNAESAHSLVESVMRDRSVLLVKVLGQGDTEFIRLQAPQRPVGNLYRAERDILVRGERIGHVVVEMDDARSQQELREKQMAYIFVLGAQLAVSMALIVLFLNRRLLKPLRRLTRFSDRLSHGDFDTPLASHSNDELGRLTAQLEQMRAAIRQLFEDVGQREERFRTIVTQVPGAVFRYRPDGPIDFVSDAIEDIAGYSARQFMRGSTHAWADLICPEDRREHRRAVRQAVLEVRPYALEYRIIDAFGIERWVAENGQPQAGEQGVVWVDGIIADISQRKHHEMRIEALLTEQSAILDNVMFGVMFVRHRRIISVNRRCEELFGYGHSEMTGNSTAIVFTSAYDFEEAGERQYPALAAGGDFSEERHYLRQDGSQFWALVSGCALDPLHPNDGSIWVYADITSRKEAEEKLRLSATVFEHIADGVMVVDANGIIVTVNPAFTQITGYSEAEALGRHSSLNRSARHDAAFYQALWDELIASGFWRGEVWHQRKNGEVYLEWLTISAVRDTRAVTTHYVGVFSDITLIKESQEKLDHMAHHDPLTALPNRLLFHDRLQHALLRAARDQEQLAVLFIDLDRFKNVNDTLGHHVGDELLQKVAGQLAARLREGDTLARLGGDEFIVLLERVDGEYGATQVAEKLMTMFEQPFTVADHELFVTCSVGISLYPDDALDLNMLIRNADVAMYQAKARGRNGYRFYAPSMTGEGVERLRLETFLRRSLEKNEMFLNYQPQVEIDTGRLVGVEALVRWNHPELGLVPPVRFIPLAEDSGFINQLGKWVLDEACRQMMRWQAQGLRVPKMAVNLSVKQFERGSIAGMVADILKETGLEPQRLQLEVTESVIMNTGDALGFINDLHAIGVGLAIDDFGTGYSSLAYLKQLPVQTLKIDRSFIKDISTDVNDEAIAIAIIQLGKSMHLSVIAEGVETEEQAAFLLRHGCTLAQGYFYSRPVLAQDMLERWLDPLQPPLTN; this is translated from the coding sequence ATGTTTAATTCGCCCTATCAGCGCTTGCGCGCCAGCCTGCGTGTACTGTACGGCTCGTCGATCTATGGCGCCTTGCTGCTGGTGGTGTTTGGCGGCCTGGTCGTGCCGGCCATCTTCGGCAGCTATCTGCTGGTCGGCGTGCATGAACGCCAGTCGGCGCGCACCAGCCTGAACGAAGCCTTGCAGCGCAATGCCGACATCCTGGCGCTGGGCATGCAGGAATCGCTGTGGAACATGAATGCGGAATCGGCCCATTCTCTGGTCGAATCGGTGATGCGCGACCGTTCCGTGCTGCTGGTGAAGGTGCTGGGACAGGGCGACACGGAATTCATCCGCCTGCAGGCGCCGCAGCGGCCCGTGGGCAATCTGTACCGCGCCGAGCGCGACATCCTCGTGCGCGGCGAGCGCATCGGCCACGTCGTCGTTGAGATGGACGATGCGCGCAGCCAGCAGGAGCTGCGCGAAAAGCAGATGGCCTATATTTTCGTGCTGGGCGCACAGCTGGCCGTGTCGATGGCGCTGATCGTGCTGTTCCTGAACCGCCGCCTGCTGAAACCCCTGCGCCGCCTGACGCGCTTTTCCGACCGCCTGTCGCACGGCGATTTTGATACGCCGCTGGCCTCGCACAGCAATGACGAGCTGGGTCGCCTGACGGCCCAGCTCGAGCAAATGCGCGCGGCCATTCGCCAGCTGTTCGAGGATGTGGGCCAGCGCGAAGAGCGTTTCCGCACCATCGTCACGCAAGTGCCGGGCGCCGTCTTCCGCTACCGGCCCGACGGCCCCATCGATTTCGTCAGCGATGCCATCGAAGACATCGCCGGCTATTCGGCGCGCCAGTTCATGCGCGGCAGCACGCACGCCTGGGCCGACCTGATCTGCCCGGAAGACCGCCGCGAGCACCGCCGCGCCGTGCGCCAGGCGGTGCTTGAGGTGCGACCGTATGCGCTGGAGTACCGCATCATCGACGCCTTCGGCATCGAGCGCTGGGTGGCCGAGAATGGCCAGCCGCAGGCGGGTGAACAGGGCGTCGTCTGGGTTGACGGCATCATTGCCGACATCAGCCAGCGCAAGCACCACGAGATGCGCATCGAGGCGCTGCTGACGGAGCAAAGCGCCATCCTCGACAATGTGATGTTCGGCGTGATGTTCGTGCGCCACCGCCGCATCATTTCCGTCAACCGCCGCTGCGAGGAGCTGTTCGGCTACGGGCATAGCGAAATGACGGGCAATTCCACCGCCATCGTGTTTACCAGCGCCTACGATTTCGAGGAGGCGGGAGAGCGCCAGTATCCGGCCCTGGCGGCCGGCGGCGACTTCAGCGAGGAGCGCCACTACCTGCGCCAGGACGGCAGCCAGTTCTGGGCCCTGGTCAGCGGTTGCGCGCTCGATCCGCTGCACCCCAACGACGGCAGCATCTGGGTCTATGCCGACATCACCTCGCGCAAGGAAGCCGAGGAAAAGCTGCGCCTGTCGGCCACCGTGTTCGAACATATCGCCGATGGCGTGATGGTGGTCGACGCGAACGGAATCATCGTCACCGTCAATCCCGCCTTCACGCAGATCACCGGCTACAGCGAAGCGGAGGCGCTGGGCCGGCATTCGTCGCTGAACCGCTCGGCGCGCCACGACGCGGCGTTCTACCAGGCCCTGTGGGACGAGCTGATCGCCAGCGGCTTCTGGCGCGGCGAAGTCTGGCACCAGCGCAAGAACGGTGAAGTCTACCTCGAGTGGCTGACCATCAGCGCCGTGCGCGACACGCGCGCCGTCACCACCCATTACGTGGGCGTGTTCAGCGACATCACCCTGATCAAGGAGTCGCAGGAAAAGCTCGACCACATGGCGCACCACGACCCGCTGACGGCACTGCCGAACCGCCTGCTGTTCCACGACCGCCTGCAGCACGCGCTGCTGCGCGCCGCGCGCGACCAGGAGCAGCTGGCCGTGCTGTTCATCGACCTGGACCGCTTCAAGAACGTCAACGACACGCTGGGCCACCATGTGGGCGACGAGTTGCTGCAAAAGGTGGCCGGCCAGCTGGCGGCCCGCCTGCGCGAAGGCGACACCCTGGCGCGCCTGGGCGGCGACGAATTCATCGTGCTGCTCGAGCGCGTCGATGGCGAGTACGGCGCCACGCAGGTGGCGGAAAAGCTGATGACCATGTTCGAGCAGCCGTTCACGGTGGCCGACCATGAATTGTTCGTCACGTGCAGCGTGGGCATCAGCCTGTATCCGGATGACGCGCTGGACTTGAACATGCTGATCCGCAATGCCGACGTGGCCATGTACCAGGCCAAGGCGCGCGGGCGCAACGGCTACCGCTTCTATGCGCCGTCGATGACGGGCGAGGGCGTCGAGCGCCTGCGCCTGGAAACCTTCCTGCGCCGCTCGCTGGAAAAGAACGAGATGTTCCTGAATTACCAGCCGCAGGTGGAAATCGACACGGGCCGCCTGGTCGGCGTGGAGGCGCTGGTGCGCTGGAATCACCCGGAACTGGGGCTGGTGCCGCCGGTGCGCTTCATTCCGCTGGCCGAGGACAGCGGCTTCATCAACCAGCTGGGCAAATGGGTGCTCGACGAAGCGTGCCGCCAGATGATGCGCTGGCAGGCGCAGGGCTTGCGCGTGCCGAAGATGGCCGTCAACCTGTCGGTGAAACAGTTCGAGCGGGGCAGCATCGCCGGCATGGTGGCCGATATATTGAAGGAAACGGGCCTGGAGCCGCAGCGCCTGCAGCTGGAAGTGACGGAATCGGTGATCATGAACACGGGCGACGCGCTCGGTTTCATCAACGATCTGCACGCCATCGGCGTGGGACTGGCCATCGACGACTTCGGCACCGGGTATTCTTCGCTGGCCTATTTGAAGCAGTTGCCCGTGCAGACCCTGAAGATCGACCGCTCCTTCATCAAGGATATCTCGACGGACGTCAATGATGAAGCGATTGCCATTGCCATCATCCAGCTGGGCAAGAGCATGCACTTGTCGGTGATCGCCGAGGGCGTGGAGACGGAAGAGCAGGCCGCTTTCCTGCTGCGCCATGGCTGCACGCTGGCGCAAGGTTATTTTTATAGCCGCCCGGTGCTGGCACAGGATATGCTGGAGCGCTGGCTCGACCCGCTGCAACCACCATTAACTAATTAA
- a CDS encoding molybdopterin cofactor-binding domain-containing protein, protein MAGEKNTSRRRFLLGGLGLGVAGVGALVLGWGVLPPRQRLHGGAPLPLQDGAVALNGWLAIGTDGTVTLAMPRSEMGQGVHTALPMLVAEELDVPLASVRLIQAPMDKIFGNVAMLKDSLPFHPDDQGRLKALAQWTVAKAARELGVIVTGGSSSVKDGWGPMREAGASARAMLVAAAAAQWQVPAAQCRTQDGEVLHPDGRRASYASLAQRAAAIDPGTPVLKLPKDFKLIGQPAPRRDTPSKVNGSARFGIDARPPGMLYAALQLPPRLGDAVAAFDAAPILAMPGVKKVADLTPSLGKRGVSCVAVVADTYWRAKTAAAALAVQWTAGPQAGLSSESVVAEFSRLLDGDAGFTYYSIGVVEGKAVQDLRSVKAEYRAPFLAHAAMEPVNCTAQVKNGKVMLWVSTQAPGIAVDVAAKVAGVDANDVSIEVLLLGGGFGRRLEVDMVAQAVAIAMQCAGAPVQLVWTREQDTQHDMYRPAALARFAARLDEHGRIASWDNKSVSGSITHQFLQRNFGLPGAGPDKTTAEGEFDMPYEIANQRIAHVIADSAVPIGYWRSVGHSHNAFFKESFIDELAHAAGQDGIAFRRAMLLKHPRHLAVLDAAVARAGSAPPGHAHGVALHQSFGSIVAQVAQVSVENGEIRVQRVVCAIDCGIAVNPNIIAQQMESAVLFGLSAALGGEITFKDGKVEQSNFHDYPVLRMGQTPEVETIIIASAEHPEGVGEPGTPPIAPAVANAVFSLTGKRLRSLPLRLA, encoded by the coding sequence ATGGCCGGAGAAAAAAACACCTCGCGTCGCCGTTTCCTGCTCGGCGGCCTGGGCCTCGGCGTGGCCGGCGTGGGCGCCCTGGTGCTGGGCTGGGGCGTGCTGCCGCCGCGCCAGCGCCTGCATGGCGGCGCGCCGCTGCCGCTGCAGGATGGCGCCGTGGCGCTGAACGGCTGGCTGGCCATCGGCACGGACGGTACGGTGACCCTGGCCATGCCGCGCAGCGAGATGGGGCAGGGCGTGCATACGGCCTTGCCGATGCTGGTGGCCGAGGAACTCGACGTCCCCCTGGCCAGCGTCAGATTGATCCAGGCGCCCATGGATAAAATCTTCGGCAATGTGGCCATGCTCAAGGATAGCCTGCCGTTCCACCCGGACGACCAGGGCCGCCTGAAGGCGCTGGCGCAGTGGACGGTGGCCAAGGCGGCGCGCGAACTGGGCGTGATCGTCACGGGCGGCTCATCCAGCGTGAAGGATGGCTGGGGGCCCATGCGCGAAGCGGGGGCGTCCGCGCGCGCCATGCTGGTGGCCGCCGCCGCCGCGCAGTGGCAGGTGCCGGCCGCGCAATGCCGCACGCAGGATGGTGAAGTGCTGCACCCGGATGGCCGGCGCGCCAGCTACGCCAGCCTGGCGCAGCGCGCCGCCGCCATCGATCCGGGCACGCCTGTGCTGAAACTGCCCAAGGATTTTAAATTGATCGGCCAGCCCGCGCCGCGCCGCGACACGCCGTCCAAAGTGAATGGCAGCGCGCGCTTCGGCATCGATGCGCGCCCGCCCGGCATGCTGTACGCGGCCCTGCAGTTGCCGCCGCGCCTCGGCGATGCCGTCGCCGCGTTCGACGCGGCGCCCATCCTGGCCATGCCCGGCGTGAAAAAGGTGGCGGATCTGACGCCGAGCCTTGGCAAGCGCGGTGTATCTTGCGTGGCCGTGGTGGCCGACACGTACTGGCGCGCGAAGACGGCGGCCGCCGCGCTGGCCGTGCAGTGGACGGCGGGGCCGCAGGCGGGCCTGTCCAGCGAGAGCGTCGTTGCCGAATTTTCCCGCCTGCTCGATGGCGACGCGGGTTTTACCTATTATTCCATCGGCGTGGTCGAGGGCAAGGCCGTGCAGGATTTGCGCAGCGTCAAGGCCGAGTATCGCGCGCCGTTCCTCGCGCACGCCGCCATGGAGCCCGTCAACTGCACCGCGCAGGTGAAAAATGGCAAGGTGATGCTGTGGGTCTCGACGCAGGCGCCCGGCATCGCCGTCGACGTGGCGGCGAAGGTGGCCGGCGTCGACGCGAACGATGTCAGCATCGAGGTGCTGCTGCTCGGTGGCGGTTTCGGCCGCCGCCTGGAGGTGGACATGGTGGCGCAAGCCGTGGCCATCGCCATGCAGTGCGCGGGCGCCCCGGTGCAGCTGGTGTGGACGCGCGAGCAGGACACGCAGCACGATATGTACCGTCCCGCCGCGCTGGCCCGCTTTGCGGCACGCCTGGACGAGCACGGCCGCATCGCTTCCTGGGACAACAAATCCGTCAGTGGTTCCATCACGCACCAGTTTTTGCAGCGCAACTTCGGCTTGCCCGGCGCGGGGCCGGACAAGACCACGGCCGAAGGCGAATTCGACATGCCGTATGAAATCGCCAACCAGCGCATCGCCCACGTGATCGCCGACAGTGCCGTTCCCATCGGTTATTGGCGCTCCGTGGGGCATTCGCACAATGCGTTCTTCAAGGAAAGTTTTATCGATGAGCTGGCGCATGCGGCCGGTCAGGACGGCATCGCTTTCCGCCGCGCCATGTTATTGAAACATCCGCGCCACCTGGCCGTGCTCGATGCGGCAGTCGCCAGGGCGGGCAGTGCGCCGCCCGGCCATGCGCACGGCGTGGCCTTGCACCAGTCGTTCGGCAGCATCGTGGCGCAGGTGGCGCAGGTATCCGTGGAAAACGGCGAGATTCGCGTGCAGCGCGTGGTGTGCGCCATCGATTGCGGCATCGCCGTCAATCCGAACATCATCGCCCAGCAGATGGAGTCGGCCGTGTTGTTCGGCCTGTCGGCGGCGCTGGGCGGCGAGATCACCTTCAAGGATGGCAAAGTCGAGCAGAGCAATTTCCACGACTATCCCGTGTTGCGCATGGGCCAGACGCCCGAGGTGGAAACCATCATCATCGCCAGCGCGGAACATCCCGAAGGCGTGGGCGAACCGGGTACGCCGCCGATCGCGCCGGCCGTGGCCAACGCCGTATTCAGTTTGACGGGAAAGCGGCTGCGCAGCCTGCCGCTGCGGCTGGCTTGA
- a CDS encoding thioredoxin family protein, producing MHSLTLTTDNRADVAAALAGPRWTVACLCALWCGTCGSYRATFEELAARHPDTVFVWIDIEDQADVVGDLDIDNFPTLLIQREDHVAFFGTVLPDGGLAHRMVQAQQALSGDELAALAGSTQERRDWQRDCNLRNLLAATLAQ from the coding sequence ATGCACAGCCTGACCCTCACGACCGATAACCGCGCCGACGTCGCGGCAGCCCTGGCCGGCCCGCGCTGGACGGTGGCCTGCCTGTGCGCGCTGTGGTGCGGCACCTGCGGCAGCTACCGCGCCACGTTCGAGGAACTGGCCGCGCGCCACCCGGACACCGTCTTCGTCTGGATCGACATCGAAGACCAGGCCGACGTGGTGGGCGACCTCGACATCGACAACTTCCCCACGCTGCTGATCCAGCGCGAAGACCATGTCGCCTTTTTCGGCACGGTGCTGCCCGACGGCGGCCTGGCGCACCGCATGGTGCAGGCGCAGCAGGCGCTCAGCGGGGACGAACTGGCGGCGCTGGCCGGCAGCACGCAGGAGCGGCGCGACTGGCAGCGCGATTGCAATCTGCGCAACCTGCTGGCCGCCACCCTGGCGCAGTAA